Genomic segment of Falco cherrug isolate bFalChe1 chromosome 11 unlocalized genomic scaffold, bFalChe1.pri SUPER_11_unloc_3, whole genome shotgun sequence:
CATCTgggagcccccccagcacccataTGGGACCCCCAGAACCCATGGGAcacccccagcagctggggagtgtctgggacccccccagcacccacgggaccccccagcacccacaggacccccccagcacccatgggagACCCGTGGCACCCatgggaccccccccccagcacccacaggaccccccagcacccatggagATCCATGACAGTCGGGGGGCATCTgggagcccccccagcacccatgggaccCTCACAGCACCCAtgggacccccccagcacccatggggaCCCTCACAGCACCCACAGGACCCCTGTGTGATGTGTGACCCCCAACCACCTGCCccccagctgtggggtgggCCCATGGGTGCCCTCCCCGAGTCCCCCATGGGGTCCcacccccccacgcccccagAGAAGGACCccagggtgggggaggggcagggtgccagggctgctccccaccccccaccccgggggaACCCAGGCgtcggggcgggggcgggggggggcacccTGGGAACGTGGCCCCAGGCGGACTCCCACGgccgcccctccccccacagccctgcccgggCAGGCAGCGCCCTGCCCCCACCTGCGGGGGGGCACCCCGCGGTGCTCCCAcccagccagtgctgctggggatgggggggtgggggtgcccTGGGGCGCTATGGGGTGGGGGCGCTATGGGGTGCCCTGGGGGGGCTATGGAGCCCTGGGGGAGGGGtaggggggggggcacagggtgccctggggggggcggggggtggctatggggcagggggtgctacagggcagggggggctaCGAGGTGCCCTGGGGGGGCTATGGGGTGCCCTGGGGGGGGCTATGGGGCACAGAGGGACTATGGGGTGCCCTGGGGGGGGGCTATGGGGTGCTTTCGGGGGGGGCtatggggctggggtgggggtatAGTGTGCCCTGGAGGGGGCTACAGGGCAGGGAATGGCTATGGGGTGCCCTGGGGGGGctatggggtggggggggtgggggtatgGGGTGcctgggggggttgggggtgccATTTGGGTTGCtgtgcagctggggggggggtctATAGGGCGCCtgaaggggggggggatgtggggggctcggggggggacagggggatgACACAGGCACCAGagtggggcagccctgggctgggggcacccatggggctggggggggagggtggcacccatggggggggggcactCACAGGCAGGTGGGGTGCCCCTGGGGGTCCAGCACGCAGAGCCCCCCGTTCTCGCAGGGCAGCTCCCCGTCGGGGCAcgggcagcactgggggggcaggcagggggtcagccccacagagccctcccccccagccccacagacacCCCCATTGCCCCACAGACCCTCACTGCGCCACAGACCCTCCCCACGCCCCCACAgatcccacccccagcccacagaCCCCCTCCACTGCCCCACAGagcaccccccccgccccacagACCCCCTCCGTTGCCCCAGATACCCCCCACAGGCCCCCCCTATTGCCTCACAGACCCCTCCCCCCTACCCACAGACCCCCCCCCAATGTCCTGCACACTGCCCCTTAGATCCCCCCCCAAGGGTCCCAtgcatctcctcctgccccacatgctgccccccccccaacccagcaccctgggccctgccatggggctggggaccACCCCAACAAGCCGGGGACCACCcgccctgccccccaccccacccaccccccccccccgctggaGGGACTCAGGCGTCTGGGCCTTGGGGCCGTGGGAACAGTGGGGGAGGGGCAGTTGGGGTCACCCGGGGTCACCCACGTCCACCCCACCCCTCTCCCCCATAGCAGGGAGggggcacccccacccccccccaaccccgctCAGCTCCTTGGCGGGCGGAGGGGGCACCCGGACGCCTGGGTCCCCCCACCCGTGGGTGCCCcgaggggggggaggggaggggctgCCGGAGGGTGGAGGGAGTGTGAGGGCACTGCACGTGATGCACACACTTTTGCACATGCACTGCACATGTCTGCTGCAACCCCGGGCACTGCACATACATTGCACACACCTAGCACATGCACAGCACACGCATAGCACACACCTGTTGCAACCCCAGGCATTGCACACACACTGCACACGTGTTGCACATGCACTGCATATGCCTGCTGCAACCCCAGGCACTGCACACGCATTGCACATGGCTGCAGCACCACAGGCATTGCACATGCATTGCACACGCATAGCACACACACTGCACACACCTGCTGCAAACCCCAGGCATTGCACATGCATTGCACACACACTGCACACATGTTGCACACGCCTGCTGCAACCCCAGGCATTGCACACGTACTGCACACATGTTGCACATGCACTGCACATGCCTGCTGCAACCCCAGGCATTGCACACACATTGCACATGCCTGCAGCACCACAGGCATTGCACACGCATTGCCTATGCATTGCACACGCACTGCACACAGTGTTGCACATACCTGCTCCAACGCTGGGCATTGCACAGGCATTGCACAAGTGTGGCACATGCCTGCTCCAGCCCCGGGCATTGCACACATTGCACATGCCTGCAGCACCACAGGCATTGCACACGCATAGCACATGCACTGCACACACCTGCTGCAGCCCCGGGCATGTGCACACGCACTGCACATGCATTGCACatgcctgctccagccctgggcaTTGCACACATTGCACATGCCTGCAGCACCCCTGGCATTGCACATGCATTGCACACGCACTGCACACGCCTGCTACAACCCTGGACATTGCACATTCATGGCACATGCATTGTACATGCACTGCACATGCCTGCTACAACCCCAGACATTGCACAGGCAttgcacacacacaacacaTGCCTGCTACAACGCCGGGCATTGCACATGCATTGCACACACATTGTACATGCATTGCACACACCTGCTGCAACCCTGGGCATTGCACACGCACGGCACATGCCTGCAGCACCACTGGCATTGCACACGCATTGCATACACATTGCACACACCTGCAGCACCACAGGCATTGCACACGTGTAGCATACGCGTTGCACACGCATGCGGCACCACAAATATTGCATGATGCGTTGCACACGCCTGCAGCACCCCAAGCATTGCACACACATTGCACATGCCTGCAGCACCACAGACATTGCACACGCGTTTGCACGCGCGTGTCCCGTTGCACGCCCGCTGCACGTGCGCCGCACGCTTGGACACCCGCTGCACGCGCGCCGTCCCCCCCGATCCCTAAAGTCCCAAAATGCCCCGAGGAGGGGCGGTcctgcaccccctccccccaatcCCCGCACCCCCAAaccgctgccccctcccctccccccagccccgttcCCACGCCCCggcccctccccccctccccggttccccccccaggcccctccccccccgcccggccccgcgtTCCCACGGTCCCACcaaccccccccctcccccgccccggtCCCGGGATCTGCCCTATCCGCCCCCACCGGGTccggtgcccccccccccgcccctcccccacctTCCCACGGtcccgctcccccctcccccaggccCGGTTCGGCCCCTCCCCCCCGGCTCCAAACTTTTTCCGCGCCGCCAAAGTGCGGCGCAccgcccctcccccaccccggGACCCACCGGTACTAAACTGGGGCTCAACTGGGACCGAGCGGGTGGGACCTgaccccctcccccaccccggCTCGGGCCgctcccgggggggggggaaaaacgGCTCCCAGCCCCTCGCAGCCCGGCCCGAGGGAGCTCGGCTGGGCTCGGCCCGGCTCGGCTGGactcggcccggcccggctccgcTCGGTTCGGCTCGGTCCGGCTGAACTCGGCAGGGCTCGGCCCGGTCCCGATCGCTCCCGCTCCCCCGTCCCGGCTCGGCTCAGCCCGACTTAACTCGGCTCagcccggctcggctcggctcggcttaactcggctcggctcggctcggttCGGCTCAACTCGGCTCagcccggctcggctcggctcagCCCGACTTAACTCGGCTCAGCTCGGTTCGGCTTAACTCTGCTCAGTCCGGCTCGGCTCGCTCCACCTcggttcccccccagcccggctcggctcggctcggcccggcccggcccggctcggtgtccccccccccgctcACCTGcgggccgccccggcccccagcagcagcagcagcggcagcggccgggccccccccgcgcccccccgcccggcccatggcccggcccggcccggctcggcacCCAGCGGCCCCGCACGGAGCCGCCGagccgcggcccccgcccccaccccgcccACGGGGCGGGGCCACGGGCAGGACACGCACCGCCCCggcccgggacccccccccccgggacaccccccccgggacccccccccagccccacggggaGGGGCTCTGGtgtcgcccccccccccccccacccgtGGGGTGctcaccccctccccccgccgggTCCCCCGCAGGGTGGCAGAGGGGCACGCAgctgttccccccccccccccgtggcAGCAGCTGCCGGGCCCAGCGCCAGCGAGggggccctgccgggggggcggggggcgcagaCCCCCGAGCACCGCCCcgcccccaccctgcccctccccccccggggGGACCCAGACCGCCGGGCAccgccccgcccccaccccgGCGAGTTTTTCTggttctgccccccccccctcccgccccccccaaaAGTCACTCGGGAACATTCCTGCGGCGCGGCTGGGCGCTGGCACCCACGGGTGCTGCTCGGCACCGGGACTGGCACCCACGGGTGCTGGGCCTCACGCTGGCCGTGTGGGTGCAgcacccaccccctgccacctGGCCTGGGTGTCCCGTCCCTCCCCCGACACCTGGGTCCCCTCCCCCGccgggtgggggtggggtggcccCACGCGGCCCCTCCCCCAACAGCAGGCACCTGCTGCTACCACCCTACTTTATTCAAGGCACTTGGGAACAGGCGTGGGGACCCTTCCAGATGTTGGGGTCCCTGTCTGGGCACCAGGGTCCTCACCCAGATGTTGGGGTTCCCCCCCAGAGGTGGCACCAGCACCCAGATGTTGGGGTCCCCGCCCAGATCTTCAGTATCTTCCAGACGTTGGATCCTCGCCCAGGCATTGGGGTCCTTCCCCAGATGTTGGGGTCTCCGCTTGGACACCAGGGTCCCCAGCCAGATGTGGAGATCCTCGCTCAGATGTGGTTGTCCTCATTCAGATGTTGGATCTCTACCTCCACCTCGGGGTCACCACCCAGATATTGGGGTCTTCATCCAGATGTTGCATATCCACCCCAACATGGGGTCCTTGTCCAACACCACCATCCTCGCCCAGATGTTGGTTCCCCACCCAGATGTTGGGATTCTCACACATATGCTGAGGAACCACCACTGTCCTCACCCAGATGCTGGATTCCCCATTCAGAGGTTGAGGACCCACCACCCACCATCCAACCGCCCAGGTGCTGGTTCCTCATCCTGATGTTGGGTTCCTCACCCAAATGTTGGTTCCTCACCCAGATGTTAAGGAACCACTCCACCACCACCGTCCCCACCCAGATGCTGGGTTCCACATCCAGTTGTTTGTTCCTTATCCAGAAGCTGAGGAACCACCATCGTCCCATCCAGCTGTTGTTTCTTCACCGAGATGCTGTTTCCCCATCCAGATATTGGTTCCTCATCCAGATGTTGAGGACCCACCCAACCACCACCGTCCCCACCCAGATGCTGGGTTCCACATCCAGATTCTGGGTTACATATCCAGATGTTGATTCCTCATCCAGATGTTGAGGAACATCATCGGCCCCATCCAGATGTTGGTTCCTCACCCAGATGTTGAGAGACCACCACCTTCCTCACCTAGATGTTGGTTCCTTACCCAGATGTTGGTTTCTCACCCAGATGTTGAAGAACCACCCAACCACCACCATCTCCACCCAGATGCTGGCTTCCCTATCCAGATGTTGGTTTTTCACCCAGATGTTGCTTCCTCACTCAAGTGTTGAGGAACCACCCAACCACCACTGTTCCCACCCTGATGTTGGGGTCCCCACCCAGATGTTGGTTCCTCACTCAGATGTTTATGAACCACCACCATCTGACCACCCAGGATCTGGTTCCTCACCCCGATGTTGGGGTCCCCACCCAGATGTTGGTGCCTCACCCAGATGTTGAGGATCCACCACTGTCCCCACCCAGGAGGCGGTTCCTCACCCCAACGTTGCGGTCCCCACCCGGCCATTAGGCCCCTCCCGCCCCCACCCCACCGCTCCCCTCCCTTCCGCAGGAGGGGGAGCACCCCTGGGTGCCGCTAGTGGTGGTGGTCCCCCGTGCCCAGGAAGTGGTCCAGCAGGCGGGCGACGGGGCGCGGCTGGTCCTCGGGCAGCCAGTGGCCGGCAccgggcagcaggcagaggcgCGCGGTGGGGCGCAGGCAGCGGCGCAGGCAGGGCACCAGCCGCGCGTCCAGGAAGGCATCCTCGGCGCCCCACAGCAGgagggtggggagtggggggggcTCGCGGGGGATCGGGGTGTCCCTGGGGGGTAGGGAGGCAAGagggaggggttggggggggggcacccaaATGGGAGTGCCCCGAGGGGAAAGCCACAACGGGGAGAACCCCAATGTGGAGTACCCAAACATGGGGCACCTCAACATGGAGAACCTCAACTGGAGCACCCCAACAAGGAGAACACCAACACAGAGCACCCCAGCATGGAACACCCCAGCACGGAGAACCGCAACATGGAGCTCCCCAACATGGAGCACCCAAGTAGGACCACCCCAACCAGGGCCACCAAACCAGGAGCACCCAACCAGGAACACTCCAACATGGACCACCCTACCGGGAGCACCCAACTAGGACCACCCAACCAGAAGCACCCAATCAGGAGAACCCTAACCAGGACTACACAATCAGGAGCACCCAGCCAGGTCTACCCAACTAGGACCACCCCAGCCGGGACCACCCAACCAGCAGCACTCCAACCAGGAGCACCCAAACAGGAACACCCAAACAGGACCACCCCAACCAGGAGCACCCAACTAGCACCACCCCCACCAGCAACACCCAACCAAGAGCACCCAACCAGAAGCACCCCAACCAGGGGCACCCAACCAGAAGCACCCTAACCAATATAATCCCAACCAGGACCACCCCAACCAGGAGCACCCAACCAGGTCCACCCAACCAGGACCACCTCAACCAGGAGCACCCAACCAGGGGCACCCAACCAGGGGCACCCTAACCAATATAAACCCAACCAGGGGCACCCAACCAGGTCCACCCAACCAGGACCACCCCAACCAGGAGCACGCAACCAGCAGAACCCAACCAGGAGCACCCAACCAGGAGCACCCCAAGCATGAGCACCCAACCAGGAGCACTCAACCGGGACCACCCAACCAGGTCCACCCCAACCAGGAGCACCCCAACAAAAAGCACCCCAACCAGGGGCACCCAAGCAGGAGAAACCCAACATGGAGCACCCAAATGGGACCACCCCAACCAGGAGCACCCCACCAAGGACCACCCCAACCAGGACCACCTCCACCAGGACCACTGAACCAGCAGCACCCAACCAGGACCACCTCAACCAGGACCACCGAACCAGCAGCACCCAACTAGGAGCACCCCAACCAGGAGCACTTAATCAGTGGCACCAGACCAGGACCACCCCAACCAGGAGCACCCAACGAAGATCACCCAACCAGGAGCACCGAACCAGGAGAACCCCAACATGGAGCACCCAACTAGGACCACCTCAGCCAGGACCACCCAACCAGCAGAACCCAACCAGAAGCATTCAACTGGGACCACCCAACCAGGTCCGCCCCAACCAGGACCACCTCAACCATGGACACTCAACCAGGACCACCCAACCAGCAGCACCCAACCAAGAGCACCCCAACCAGGACCACCCCAACCATGGACACCCAACCAGGACCACCTCAACCATGGACACCCAACCAGTAGCACCCAACCATGGCCACTCCAACCAGGAGCACCCATCCAGCAGCACCTCAACTAGGAGTACCCAACCATGACCACCCAACCAGGAGCACCCAACCAGGAGAACCCCAACATGGAGCACCCAGCCAGGACTACCCCAACCAGGAGCACCCAACCATGACCACCCACCCCTGGCCTCCCCCCCCTACCGGAAGAGGTTGCGGTAGTAGTTGAGGGGGGGTGTGAGCCCCccgggctgggacagcccgtaCAGGTACGCGTCCACCTCTTGCTCTGTCAGCCGCTGCGCCGCGTTCTGGATCCCCAACCACGAGCCCGTCAGCGCCGTCCGCACCAGCTGTGGGGCCACCCGGAGGACAGGGGGTCTGGAGGGGGCCACCACCCTGGCACGGGGCTAGGAGGTCCCCGCTCCACCTCCCGAGAGGGGGCGCTGCTCCTCAAGGGGGTCTGGAGGAGCTGCTTGGGGTTGGGGGCAGAAGGTGGCACGGGGCACCCGAGGGGCTGGTGTGGGGACAAAGGGATGTGGGGATGGGGTCTCACCTCAAAGGCCACCCCTAGGGGACATAGGGGTGGGGTCTCACCACAAGGGGATGTGGGGGTGGCGTCTCACCCCAAAGGCCACCACAAGGGGATATGGGGGTGGGGTCTCACCTCACCACAAAGGGATGTGGAGGTGGGATCTCATCCCAAGCGGATGTGGGGATGGGGTCTCACCTCAAAGGCCACCCCTAGAAGACGTGGGGGTAGGGTCTCACCTCACCACAAGGGGACGTGGGGGGGTGTCTCATCCCAAGGGGATGTGGGGATGGGGTCTCACCTCAAAGTCTGCCAAGGAGAGCAGAAGCTcgggcagccagggcagctggaagAGGAAGATGTAGCTGGAGcgcaggagctgggagaggtgaCACGCCATGAAACCTGTGCCAGGAGAGGCCACCAGTGTCAGCGTCACCACAGGGGTCCCCAGACCAGCCACAGGGTGGGGGCAGCACTTGGTGGCATGGCCATGAGAGGGCACCCAAGGGTATGGTCATGAGAGGGCACCCAATGGCACCGTGGTGGCCATGGCATGGTCATGAGGTGGCACCCAAAGGCACAACCATCAGGTGGCATCTGGTGGCATGGCCATGAGGTAGCACCCAATGGTGCCATGGTGGCCATGGCATGGCCATGAGGTGGCACCCGATGGCGCCATGGTGGCCATGGCATGGTCATGAGGTGGCACCTGGTGGCACGGCCATGAGGTGGCACCCAATGGCGCCATGGTGGGGTGGCACCCAATGGTGCCATGGTGGCCATGGCATGGTCATGAGGTGGCACCTGGTGGCACGGCCATGAGGTGGCACCCAATGGCGCCATGGTGGGGTGGCACCCAATGGTGCCATGGTGGCCATGGCATGGTCATGAGGTGGCACCCAAAGGCATGACCATCAGGTGGCATCTGGTGGCATGGCCATGAGGTGGCACCTGGTGACACAGCCATGAGGTGGCACCCAGTGGCACCATGGTGGCCATGGCATGGCCATGAGGTGGCACCCAATGGCACCATGGTGGCCCATCACGGCCATGAGGGCTGCACCCCAGGCCACCTGTTAGGCGGAACCCTACGTGGCCACCAGAGGTGCCACCCGatggctcccccagcccccgcttgtgtgtcgtcccccccccagccccccccccccccattaccTGCCATGACGGCGCGGTGCGGCGCGTCCATGATGACCAACTTCTCCACCATCTCAGGGTGGCTGGAGGCCACCTCCCAGGCCAGGAGGCCACCCCAGTCGTGGCCCACCAAGATACACTtggaggaggcggggggggcCTCGGTGgcccccggcccctcccccACCACCGGGGGTGGCCCCAGGATCTCGATGACCTGGCGGATGTCCTCCAGGAGGACCTCCAGCCGGTAGCTGTCCCTGCCTGGTGGCTTCTCCGAAGCTCCGTAGCCCCGGAGGTCCAGGGCCACCACGCGGTACCGGGTCCCCAAGTCCTGCAGGAGGTGCCTCCAGCAGAacctggaggggggggggaaggtgatggggggggtggggggggtggccCCGGGGGGGTGACAGCAGTGGGGCCACCCCCGTCCCCACGCGCGGTGGCACCCACCAGTTCTGGGGGAAGCcgtggagcagcagcagcaacggGGCGGTGGGGGGTCCCCGCGTGACGTAGTGGAGACGCAGCCCCGAGTCCtgggcgggtggggggggggtcACTGGGgagcccccaccccaaaactggcctcccccccccccccacattccccccccccccccccaggtcaCATGGATCCTCCAAGTTGTCTCACAAGCAGGTCCTCactgaccccccccagccccctccccagccccgcccccccccccaacccaagCCCCATCAGGttcccccaggaccccccaaaacccctcaGGACCCCCAGAACCTCCCCCCAGGCTCCCCCTGGCACCCCAAGAGCCCCCCAGAACCCCCAGGAGACCCCCAAGACACCTCCAGAACCCCCCAAAAGCCCCCAAGACCCCCAGAACCTCCACCCGAGACCCCAAAAGCCCCCCCGAACCCCTGAAGACACCTCTAGGACCCCCCAAAAAGCCTCCAAGACCCCCAGAACCTCCCCCAAGCCCCCAAGAGCCCCCCCAGAACCCCTGAAGGCTCCTCCAGGACTCCCCAAAAGCCCCCCAGGTCCCCCAAGATCCCTCAGGACCCCTCCAGGCCCCCCCTTACcccccccggggtcccccccacCTTGAGGTGCAGGTACCGGTGCTCCCCAAAAGTGCCATCGGCCaggccgggggggggctggTCCCTCACCCGCCACCAGAAGGTCCGTCGGGGTCCCCGgcgcagcagcacccacagcccccacagcccgtAGGCCACCCCGGCGGCCACCACGGCCACCGCCACCCCCAGCTGGGCCACCAGCCGCcacagggccagcagcagccgggtgggggccagcagcagggagcagagggacaggagcatggcgggggggggaggaCGACACACGTGTTacctggggggggacacacgtGTCACCAGGGGGTCCTGGTTACGTGGTGGCAACCAGCCTCATGGTGGCCACGTCCCCAAGGTGCCATGTCACCAGGGTGGCCCACCCCATCCCCGTGTTGGCCCTGTCCCCAGAGTGGCCCACCCCCATGGTGGCCCTGTCCTCAGGGTGTCACATCCCTGGGGGGCCATGTCCCCATGGTGGCCTCGTCACCGAGGTGGCCTCGTCCCCAAGGTGCCATGTCCCCAGGGTGGCCCCACCCCCGTGGTGGCCCTGTCACCAGCATGCCCCATGTCACCTGAGTCGTCACGTCGCTTTGGTGACCCATCCCCGTGGTGGCCCCATCCCCGTGGTGGCCCTGTCACATCCCTGGGGGGCCATGTCCCCATGGTGGCCTCGTCACCGAGGTGGCCTCATCCCCAAGGTGCCATGTCCCCAGGGTGGCCCAGTCCCAGGCTGTCGCAACACTGGGGTGTCCTTGTCACCAGGGTGTCCTCCCCCCCACCAGCATGTCCTGTCACCAGGCTGTCACGACACTGGGGTGTCCTTGTCGCCAGTCACCAGGCTATCGCGACATGGGGGTGCCCTTGTCACCAGGGTGCCCCTGTCACCAGTCACCAGGCTGTCGCGACACTGGGGTGTCCCTGTCACCAGGGTGTCGTGACACCGAGGTGTCCTTGTCACCAGGGTGCCCCTGTCACCAGTCACCAGGCTGTTGTGACATGGGGGTGTCCTTGTCCCTGGGGTGTCCCTGTCACCAGCATGTCCCTGTCACCAGGCTGTCGCGACACTGGGGTGTCCCTGTCACCAGTCACCAGGGTGTCGTGACACTGAGGTGTCCTTATCACCAGGGTGTCCCTGTCACCAGTCACCAGGGTGTTATGACATGGGGGTGTCCTTGTCCCTGGGGTGTCCCTGTCACCAGGGTGTCGCGACACTGAGGTGTCCATGTCACCAGCATGTCCCTGTCACCAGTCATCAGGCTGTTGTGACATGGGGTGTCCTTGTCACCAGGGTGTCCCTGTCACCAGCCACCAGGCTGTTGTGACATGGGGGTGTCCTTGTCACTGGGGTGTCCCCCCACCAGCATGTCCCTGTCACCAGTCACCAGGGTGTCGCGACATGGGGGTGTCCTTGTCACCAGGGTGTCCCTGTCACCAGTCACCAGGGTGTCGCGACATGGGGGTGTCCTTGTCACCGGGGTGTCCCTGTCACCAGTCTCAAGGCTGTCACGACACTGGGGTGACCTTCTCACCGGcgtgccccccccccgggcaggtCCCATAGCAGGGTGTCCCCTTCACCACAGTGTCCCTGTCACCAGAGGTCCCTGTCATCAGGCGCAGGGCTGTCGCGACATGGGGCTGTCCTGTCTCCGGGGGAGTGGGCCCCTGTCACCCCCCCGTCCCGACAGCGCGTGCCCCCGTCACC
This window contains:
- the EPHX3 gene encoding epoxide hydrolase 3 is translated as MLLSLCSLLLAPTRLLLALWRLVAQLGVAVAVVAAGVAYGLWGLWVLLRRGPRRTFWWRVRDQPPPGLADGTFGEHRYLHLKDSGLRLHYVTRGPPTAPLLLLLHGFPQNWFCWRHLLQDLGTRYRVVALDLRGYGASEKPPGRDSYRLEVLLEDIRQVIEILGPPPVVGEGPGATEAPPASSKCILVGHDWGGLLAWEVASSHPEMVEKLVIMDAPHRAVMAGFMACHLSQLLRSSYIFLFQLPWLPELLLSLADFELVRTALTGSWLGIQNAAQRLTEQEVDAYLYGLSQPGGLTPPLNYYRNLFRDTPIPREPPPLPTLLLWGAEDAFLDARLVPCLRRCLRPTARLCLLPGAGHWLPEDQPRPVARLLDHFLGTGDHHH